DNA sequence from the Cupriavidus oxalaticus genome:
CAACCAGTCCGAGCGCCAGCACCGCGGCCGCAGTGCGGCGCGCGGCGCGGATGGCGCCGGCGGCGCTGCGGGATTGGGGCCGGAAGGCGGGCGGGCGCGGCATGGCAGCAGCGGTATCAGCGCGTGGCGGCGCAGCCGCCGCTGCCGGGCTCGAACATCACGGGCCAGGCCTGTTCATAGATGCCGGGCGTGCAACGCTGCTGGCAGTTGGCATGCGCCAGCGTGACGCGGCGCGGGTCCTGCCAGACCATCAGCTTGCAGCCGCTGCCGTCGTTGGCGCGCAGCTCGATATGCGGCCTCTTCTGGACCTGGCGGAAGTCTGCCAGGTTGAAGGTGCACGAGCCGCGCCGGCCCACCCACAGCTTCCACGACAGCTGCTGCACGGTGTTGTCGGAGACGCGCAGCTGGGCGTCCTCGCGGAAGCCGTCTTCCTCGGTGCGGCGGCAGTCGCCGGCCAGGTCGATGTCGCGGCTGGCGATGGGCGTGGGCTTGCCGATGATCGGCAGCTGGATACAGCCCGCCACCAGCATGGCGAAGACCAGGGCGGCGAGCAGCCGGAGGAAGGACGGGTTCATGGTCAGGCCTTGGCGGGGCGGCGCAGGTGCCAGTCGGTCGCCTGCTGGAAGGCGTGCGCCGCCTGCAGCAGGCGCGCTTCGTCGAAGTAGTTGCCGATCAGCTGCAGGCCCACGGGCATGTTGCCATCGCCGAAGCCGCACGGCACGCTCATGCCGGGCAGGCCGGCCAGGCTGGTCGACAGCGTGAAGATATCGGCCAGGTACATCTGCACGGGGTCCGAGGTCTTCTCGCCCAGCTTCCATGCCACCGTCGGCGCCACCGGGCCCATGATCACGTCGCACTGGGCGAAGGCGCGCTGGAAGTCGTCGGCGATGATGCGGCGGATCTTCTGCGCCTGCAGGTAGTAGGCGTCGTAGTAGCCGTGCGAGAGCACATAGGTGCCCACCAGGATGCGGCGCTTGACCTCCGGGCCGAAGCCTTCGGCGCGGCTCTTCTTGTACATGTCGAGCAGGTCGCGGTACTCGGCGGCGCGGTGGCCGTAGCGCACGCCGTCGAAGCGCGACAGGTTCGACGAGGCCTCGGCCGGCGCGATCACGTAGTACACCGGGATCGACAGCTCGGTCTTGGGCAGCGACACCTCGACCAGCGTGGCGCCGAGCTTTTCATACTCGGCCAGCGCGGCGCGCACGGCCTGCTCGACGTCGGCCGACAGGCCCTTGCCGAAGTACTCCCTGGGCAGGCCGATGCGCAGGCCCGCCAGCGGGCGCTCGGCGCTGGCGCCGGCGCGCGGCTGGCCCAGCAGGCGGGTGTAGTCCTCGTCCACGCCGCCTTGCTCCGGCGGGATGCTGGTCGAGTCCTTCGGGTCGAAGCCGGCCATGGCGTTGAGCAGCAGCGCGCAGTCCTCGGCCGAGTGCGCCATCGGGCCGCCCTGGTCCAGCGACGAGGCGAAGGCGATCATGCCGTAGCGCGACACGCGGCCGTAGGTCGGCTTGATGCCGGTGATGCCCGAGAACGACGCCGGCTGGCGGATCGAGCCGCCGGTGTCGGTGCCGGTGGCGGCCGGCGCCAGGCCGGCGGCAACCGCCGCGGCCGAGCCGCCCGACGAGCCGCCGGGCACGCGGCTCGCGTCCCACGGGTTGCGCACCGGGCCGAAATGCGAGTTCTCGTTGGACGAGCCCATCGCGAATTCGTCCATGTTGGTCTTGCCCAGCGTGACCATGCCGGCGGCGGCCATGCGCTCGACCACGGTGGCGTCGAACGGGCTTTCATAGCTGGCCAGCATCTTCGAGCCGGCGGTGGCGCGCCAGCCGCGGGTGACGAACACGTCCTTGTGCGCGACCGGCACGCCGGTAAGCGGCGCGGCCTCGCCGCGCGCACGGCGCTCGTCGGCGGCGCGCGCCTGCGCCAGGGTGCGCTCGGGGTCGACGTGGATAAAGGCGTTGAGCGCGGCGGCCTGCTCGATGCGGGACAGGTATTCGCGCGCGAGCTCCTCGGCGGAGACGGTGCGCGCGGCCAGGGCGTCGGCGAGCTGGCGCAGGGAGGTCACGGAATCAGCGGAAAAGGGCATGACAGTCGGGTTGGCATTCGGGGTGGCGTACTGGCTGGGGCGGCCGGCGCGGCAAGATTCATCCACATCAACTTCGGCAACGCGCGCGGCCGGCGCTGGTCACTCGATGACCTTGGGCACCAGGTACAGCCCGTTCTCGGTGGCCGGGGCAGGGCGCTGGTAGTCGTCGCGGCGGTCGCTCTCGGTGACGGCGTCGTCGCGCAGGCGCTGCACCATGTCGCGTACGGCCGACAGCGGGTGCGCCAGCGGTTCGATGCCGGTGGTGTCGACCGCCTGCATCTGCTCGACCAGCGAGAAAAAGTTGTTCAGCTGCGCAAGCGTCTGTTCGGCCTCGGCATCGCTGGTTTCGATGCGGGCCAGGTGGGCGATGCGCTTGACGTCGGATAGGTCGAGGGCCATGGCGTGGTGGTTCGGATGCTCGGATGCGGAAGGTGCCGGCAGGGCCGGCGGCCGGCCGTGCGGCGGTGGCGCCGCGCGTTCCGGACAGGGCGGCTCCGGGCGCTGCAACGGCGCAACGGAGACGTCGGAATTACAGGGTTTTTCAGGCCGTAAACGCCCGAAGCTGCAGGAATTATAAGGTATCATTGCGAGTTACCGACCTTTGGCAACGCCTTCGTCACTTTGACGCAAGCCGGTCCCCGGCTGGCCCGCTGTGCTGGCGGCCGAAGGCGCCCGATGGGCAAACCTGGGTCCTCTGATTAGGCCTTTGCCACCGGCCACGACATGTCCGAATGCAGCGGGTCATGGCGCGCCGGTGCCTGCACATTTCCGTGCGCATTTTCGCGAACTTCTTCGCGAGGTCTAATCAAAGGCTCCCGTAAGGCCGGCCTGCCCGGCATGACGGCGGCAGTGCCGAACCCGACTCCAATCCAGCACCCCGGCCCGGGTTCCCCGCGCCGGAGCGTGGGCGGGCCGGGAAGCCGAGAACCATTCCGTATTCAACACCAAGTACTTCGTGGCCGGGCCGCCCGCAGCGCCGGCCGCTTCGCTTACCCGCGAACACCATCACAGACAGGATTCCTGATGTTCGGATTTCTCCGCAGCTACTTCTCCAACGACCTGGCGATCGACCTCGGCACCGCCAACACGCTGATCTACATGCGCGACAAGGGCATCGTGCTGGACGAGCCCTCGGTCGTCGCGATCCGCCAGGAAGGCGGTCCCAACGCCAAGAAGACGATCACGGCGGTGGGCAAGGAAGCCAAGCAGATGCTGGGCAAGGTGCCGGGCAACATCGAAGCGATCCGCCCGATGAAGGACGGCGTGATCGCCGACTTCACCGTCACCGAGCAGATGCTCAAGCAATTCATCAAGATGGTGCACGACAGCAAGCTGCTGCGCCCGAGCCCGCGCATCATCATCTGCGTGCCGTGCGGCTCGACCCAGGTCGAGCGCCGTGCCATCCGTGAATCCGCCCTGGGCGCCGGCGCCAGCCAGGTGTACCTGATCGAGGAGCCGATGTCGGCCGCGATCGGCGCCGGCCTGCCGGTGTCGGAGCCGTCGGGCTCGATGGTGGTGGACATCGGTGGCGGCACCACCGAGGTGGGCATCATCTCGCTGGGCGGCATGGTCTACAAGGGCTCGGTGCGCGTCGGCGGCGACAAGTTCGACGAAGCCATCGTCAACTACATCCGCCGCAACTACGGCATGCTGATCGGCGAGCAGACCGCCGAAGCGATCAAGAAGGAAATCGGCTCTGCCTTCCCGGGCTCCGAAGTCCGCGAGATGGAAGTCAAGGGCCGCAACCTGTCCGAGGGCATCCCGCGCGCCTTTACCGTTTCGTCCAACGAAATCCTGGAAGCCCTGACCGATCCGCTGAACCAGATCGTGTCGGCGGTGAAGATCGCGCTGGAACAGACCCCGCCGGAACTGGGCGCCGACATCGCCGAGCGCGGCATGATGCTGACCGGCGGCGGCGCGCTGCTGCGCGACCTGGATCGCCTGCTGGCCGAGGAGACCGGCCTGCCGGTGCTGGTCGCCGAAGACCCGCTGACCTGCGTGGTGCGCGGCTCCCGCATGGCGCTGGAGCGCATGGACAAGCTGGGCAGCATCTTCTCCTACGAGTAAGCACCAGGAACTGCACGTGGCGATGCGCGGCCTGCCGGATCGTGGGATCAGGGCGGTGTCGCGGCGCCGCATCGGCCGGGGGATCGCCCCGGCAACGCCCGCCGCCCTGCGGCGCCGTGCCCCGCC
Encoded proteins:
- a CDS encoding rod shape-determining protein, with amino-acid sequence MFGFLRSYFSNDLAIDLGTANTLIYMRDKGIVLDEPSVVAIRQEGGPNAKKTITAVGKEAKQMLGKVPGNIEAIRPMKDGVIADFTVTEQMLKQFIKMVHDSKLLRPSPRIIICVPCGSTQVERRAIRESALGAGASQVYLIEEPMSAAIGAGLPVSEPSGSMVVDIGGGTTEVGIISLGGMVYKGSVRVGGDKFDEAIVNYIRRNYGMLIGEQTAEAIKKEIGSAFPGSEVREMEVKGRNLSEGIPRAFTVSSNEILEALTDPLNQIVSAVKIALEQTPPELGADIAERGMMLTGGGALLRDLDRLLAEETGLPVLVAEDPLTCVVRGSRMALERMDKLGSIFSYE
- the gatC gene encoding Asp-tRNA(Asn)/Glu-tRNA(Gln) amidotransferase subunit GatC, which translates into the protein MALDLSDVKRIAHLARIETSDAEAEQTLAQLNNFFSLVEQMQAVDTTGIEPLAHPLSAVRDMVQRLRDDAVTESDRRDDYQRPAPATENGLYLVPKVIE
- the gatA gene encoding Asp-tRNA(Asn)/Glu-tRNA(Gln) amidotransferase subunit GatA yields the protein MPFSADSVTSLRQLADALAARTVSAEELAREYLSRIEQAAALNAFIHVDPERTLAQARAADERRARGEAAPLTGVPVAHKDVFVTRGWRATAGSKMLASYESPFDATVVERMAAAGMVTLGKTNMDEFAMGSSNENSHFGPVRNPWDASRVPGGSSGGSAAAVAAGLAPAATGTDTGGSIRQPASFSGITGIKPTYGRVSRYGMIAFASSLDQGGPMAHSAEDCALLLNAMAGFDPKDSTSIPPEQGGVDEDYTRLLGQPRAGASAERPLAGLRIGLPREYFGKGLSADVEQAVRAALAEYEKLGATLVEVSLPKTELSIPVYYVIAPAEASSNLSRFDGVRYGHRAAEYRDLLDMYKKSRAEGFGPEVKRRILVGTYVLSHGYYDAYYLQAQKIRRIIADDFQRAFAQCDVIMGPVAPTVAWKLGEKTSDPVQMYLADIFTLSTSLAGLPGMSVPCGFGDGNMPVGLQLIGNYFDEARLLQAAHAFQQATDWHLRRPAKA